The Phycisphaeraceae bacterium genome has a window encoding:
- the hflB gene encoding ATP-dependent zinc metalloprotease FtsH, producing MPVILRDDRIVATIRSGDRAFNNEKPLQIYFEMNPANREWYTNQIAEITANNFQDERGPSIWIPILLNFGPVVLILLLVWFFIARSMRSAGAGPGGMLGSFGKSRHRLSTKDTVSVTFNDVAGVDEAKDEVHELVEFLKNPKKFQRLGGRIPRGVLLVGPPGCGKTLLAKAIAGEADVPFFSISGSDFVEMFVGVGASRVRDLFKQAKENSPCIIFLDEIDAVGRRRGGGFTTGGHDEREQTLNAILVEMDGFEANDQVIVIAATNRADVLDPALTRPGRFDRQVTVSLPDMKGRYDILKVHAKKVKLGPNVDLERLARGTPMFSGADLAAVINEAAIIATMGEKDFIEMEDLEEARDKVRFGRAQKSRRIEEKERIATAYHEAGHAVVQALMPDADPVHKVTIIPRGQALGATFSLPEKDRYGYGRKYLQATMRVLCGGRIAEEKKTGDISSGAGMDIKMATAYARHMILEWGMSDKLGFVNYAGEDTRDLFIPERGYSDETAAVIDQEIKRLTDEAYADAKRLIEEHWDKVVAVADALLRHETLSADDIDRLMRGERLHKPTVADLLQAEARKDARAAAAQQPRSGEQAGPDAPGVLPTPA from the coding sequence ATGCCCGTCATCCTGCGCGATGACCGCATCGTGGCCACGATCAGGTCCGGCGACCGGGCGTTCAACAACGAGAAGCCGCTGCAGATCTACTTCGAGATGAACCCGGCCAACCGGGAGTGGTACACCAACCAGATCGCGGAGATCACCGCCAACAACTTCCAGGACGAGCGCGGGCCTTCGATCTGGATTCCCATCCTGCTCAACTTCGGCCCGGTCGTGCTGATCCTGCTGCTGGTGTGGTTCTTCATCGCGCGCTCGATGCGCAGCGCTGGCGCCGGGCCGGGCGGCATGCTGGGCAGCTTCGGCAAGTCGCGGCATCGGTTGTCCACCAAGGACACCGTCAGCGTCACCTTCAACGACGTGGCCGGCGTGGATGAAGCCAAGGATGAGGTTCACGAACTCGTCGAGTTCCTCAAGAACCCCAAGAAGTTCCAGCGGCTGGGCGGGCGCATCCCGCGCGGCGTACTGCTGGTGGGCCCCCCGGGGTGCGGCAAGACGCTGCTGGCCAAGGCCATCGCGGGCGAGGCGGATGTTCCCTTCTTCTCGATCTCCGGCTCGGACTTCGTGGAGATGTTCGTGGGCGTGGGCGCCAGCCGCGTGCGCGACCTGTTCAAGCAGGCCAAGGAAAACTCGCCCTGCATCATCTTCCTGGATGAGATCGACGCGGTGGGACGCCGCCGCGGCGGCGGGTTCACCACCGGCGGGCATGATGAGCGCGAGCAGACGCTCAACGCCATTCTCGTCGAGATGGACGGCTTCGAGGCCAACGACCAGGTGATCGTGATCGCCGCCACCAACCGTGCGGACGTGCTGGACCCGGCGCTCACGCGCCCGGGCCGGTTTGACCGGCAGGTGACGGTGTCGCTGCCCGACATGAAGGGGCGGTACGACATCCTCAAGGTGCATGCCAAGAAGGTGAAGCTCGGCCCCAACGTGGACCTGGAGCGGCTGGCCCGCGGGACGCCCATGTTCTCCGGTGCGGACCTGGCGGCGGTCATCAACGAGGCGGCCATCATCGCCACCATGGGCGAGAAGGACTTCATCGAGATGGAGGATCTCGAGGAGGCCCGCGACAAGGTGCGCTTCGGCCGCGCCCAGAAGAGCCGCCGCATCGAGGAGAAGGAGCGCATCGCCACCGCCTACCACGAGGCGGGCCACGCGGTGGTGCAGGCGCTGATGCCCGACGCCGACCCGGTTCACAAGGTGACGATCATCCCCCGCGGGCAAGCCCTGGGCGCCACCTTCTCGCTGCCCGAGAAGGACCGCTACGGCTACGGGCGCAAATACCTGCAGGCCACCATGCGCGTGCTGTGCGGCGGGCGCATCGCCGAGGAGAAGAAGACCGGCGACATCTCCAGCGGCGCGGGCATGGACATCAAGATGGCCACCGCGTACGCGCGTCACATGATTCTCGAGTGGGGCATGAGCGACAAGCTCGGCTTCGTCAACTACGCCGGAGAGGACACGCGCGACCTGTTCATCCCGGAGCGCGGCTACTCGGACGAGACCGCCGCCGTGATCGACCAGGAGATCAAGCGGCTCACCGACGAGGCCTACGCCGACGCGAAGAGACTGATCGAGGAGCACTGGGACAAGGTGGTCGCGGTGGCCGACGCGCTGCTGCGTCACGAGACGCTCAGCGCCGACGACATCGACCGCCTGATGCGAGGCGAGCGTCTGCATAAGCCCACGGTCGCCGATCTGCTGCAGGCGGAGGCCCGCAAGGACGCCCGCGCCGCCGCGGCCCAGCAGCCGCGGTCCGGCGAGCAGGCGGGGCCGGACGCGCCGGGCGTGCTGCCGACGCCGGCATGA
- a CDS encoding LptE family protein — protein MAAVAVLLLALVGCASDPTQGYSTATTFPAGYRTVAVPIFENDTFDRDIEFELADALVKEIEQRTPYKVTASSRADTVLRGRIVEVKRDQISKSRRTGLGEEVILSVTVDFEWVDARSGQVIESRRGFTANSLFVPSQPHSEPQDYAVFAAAQRLAKDIVAEMRADW, from the coding sequence ATGGCGGCCGTTGCGGTTCTGCTTCTTGCGCTTGTCGGTTGCGCCAGCGACCCGACCCAGGGATATTCCACGGCGACCACCTTTCCGGCGGGCTACCGCACGGTGGCGGTGCCGATCTTCGAGAACGACACCTTTGACCGCGACATCGAGTTCGAGCTGGCCGATGCGCTGGTGAAGGAGATCGAGCAGCGGACACCATACAAGGTGACCGCCTCGTCGCGGGCGGACACGGTGCTGCGCGGTCGCATCGTGGAGGTGAAGCGGGACCAGATTTCCAAGTCCCGGCGCACCGGGCTGGGCGAGGAAGTCATCCTCAGCGTGACGGTGGACTTTGAGTGGGTCGACGCCCGCAGCGGGCAGGTGATCGAATCGAGGCGGGGGTTCACGGCGAACTCGCTGTTCGTGCCCTCCCAGCCGCATTCCGAACCGCAGGACTATGCTGTCTTTGCGGCGGCCCAGCGGCTGGCGAAGGACATCGTCGCCGAAATGCGGGCCGACTGGTGA
- the bamD gene encoding outer membrane protein assembly factor BamD codes for MRGRFSIPTIVPVLLLVLAATPLTHRAAAQDTYDLGADDAWKLVDSADPASPEGQLAAARRALADKQYARARQITDNWLKQHPRHALAPLAYLTRGDALYFGGNEYKALFDYETIARVYPGSDVFITALERELAIGRDYARGGKRKLWGMRIVGASSEGEELLIRVQERLPGSNLAEEAGMELGDFYFRRGEMRLAADAYDLFIQNYPDSPRVTRARQRLIAAHLASSKGPAFDATGLQNARERLREMRVLEPAAAEQLGAEGLLAGIDERMAAKMLVTARYYLKTNDVIAADLTLRRLLRKHERTIAATEAIRLAPEVIERLSANVRAEAEPFYAAKRLAILGEETVEAGSETPGGSEGGSQP; via the coding sequence ATGCGAGGTCGTTTCTCCATCCCCACCATCGTGCCGGTGCTGCTGCTCGTCTTGGCGGCCACGCCGCTGACCCACCGGGCTGCGGCGCAGGACACCTACGACCTCGGCGCGGACGATGCGTGGAAGCTGGTCGACTCCGCCGACCCGGCGTCGCCCGAGGGGCAACTGGCCGCCGCCCGGCGGGCGCTGGCCGACAAGCAGTACGCCCGGGCCAGACAGATCACGGACAACTGGCTCAAGCAGCACCCGCGTCACGCGCTGGCGCCGCTGGCGTACCTGACACGGGGGGACGCGCTGTACTTCGGCGGCAACGAGTACAAGGCCCTGTTCGACTACGAGACCATCGCCCGCGTCTACCCCGGCAGCGACGTGTTCATCACCGCGCTGGAGCGCGAGCTGGCCATCGGGCGCGACTACGCGCGGGGCGGCAAGCGGAAGCTGTGGGGCATGCGCATCGTCGGGGCGTCATCCGAGGGCGAGGAACTGCTCATCCGGGTGCAGGAGCGACTGCCGGGCAGCAACCTCGCCGAGGAGGCGGGCATGGAGCTGGGCGACTTCTACTTCCGCCGGGGCGAGATGCGCCTGGCGGCGGATGCCTACGACCTGTTCATCCAGAACTACCCGGATTCGCCGCGCGTCACGCGGGCGCGGCAGCGGTTGATCGCGGCTCACCTGGCGTCGTCCAAGGGCCCGGCGTTCGACGCCACGGGATTGCAGAACGCCCGCGAGCGCTTGCGCGAGATGCGCGTGCTGGAGCCCGCCGCCGCCGAGCAGCTGGGCGCGGAAGGGCTGCTGGCGGGCATCGACGAGCGCATGGCCGCCAAGATGCTGGTCACCGCGCGGTACTACCTGAAGACCAACGATGTGATCGCGGCGGACCTGACGCTGCGCCGCCTGCTGCGCAAGCACGAGCGGACGATTGCCGCCACGGAGGCGATCCGGCTGGCTCCCGAGGTCATCGAACGACTTTCAGCCAACGTGCGCGCGGAGGCGGAGCCGTTCTACGCCGCCAAGCGGCTGGCCATTCTGGGTGAGGAAACCGTTGAGGCCGGTTCAGAAACTCCGGGCGGTTCCGAGGGAGGGTCGCAGCCATGA
- a CDS encoding beta-lactamase family protein yields MHDPLRRHVFALLTVLAVIVGASAEAQPALNLPDGLAPRLIERLEQEIEKQGLVGLSAGVVMDGKVAGTLHFGHEDRENGIASSRDTMYRWASISKPLTAIVAMLAAEDGRLDLDADIRTYVPEFPEKPWTITARQLLTHQGGVVHYSNGPVIRTRREYDVANPYKDTILSLDTFKESPLVCEPGTKHSYTTHGYMLLAAVVERATNTPYAELVRKRIARPLGMSTLRPDYQWEDIPHRAVGYRTNRQGEAVQSTNTDVSWKLGGGGWISSVEDLARLAAGLMDDSIVPAPVRERMWTRQRTRDGAETGYGLGFTVGVLDGMRLVGHSGSQEKTRTNMLLCPELGAAIVLMSNSEHAELGALTRDLLRAVVEATKAARDESQDTGTGDKQPLKQEA; encoded by the coding sequence ATGCACGATCCCCTTCGCCGACACGTGTTCGCCTTGTTGACCGTGCTGGCCGTCATCGTTGGCGCCAGCGCCGAGGCCCAGCCCGCGCTCAATCTGCCCGACGGGCTCGCCCCGCGCCTGATCGAGCGCCTCGAACAGGAGATCGAGAAGCAGGGGCTGGTCGGGCTTTCCGCGGGCGTGGTGATGGACGGCAAGGTCGCGGGCACGCTCCACTTCGGTCACGAGGATCGCGAGAACGGCATCGCCTCCTCCAGGGACACCATGTACCGCTGGGCCTCGATCTCCAAGCCGCTCACCGCCATCGTGGCCATGCTCGCGGCGGAAGATGGAAGACTCGACCTTGATGCCGACATACGGACTTACGTGCCCGAGTTTCCCGAGAAGCCGTGGACCATCACCGCGCGGCAGCTGCTCACGCATCAGGGCGGCGTCGTCCATTACTCCAACGGGCCGGTCATCCGCACCAGGCGCGAGTACGACGTGGCGAACCCGTACAAGGACACCATCCTTTCGCTCGACACGTTCAAGGAATCACCCCTCGTCTGCGAACCGGGCACGAAGCACTCGTACACCACGCACGGCTACATGCTGCTGGCGGCCGTGGTCGAGCGGGCCACGAACACGCCCTACGCCGAACTCGTGCGAAAGCGCATCGCCCGGCCGCTGGGCATGAGCACGCTGCGGCCTGACTACCAGTGGGAGGACATTCCACATCGGGCCGTCGGGTATCGCACGAACCGGCAGGGCGAAGCCGTCCAGTCCACCAACACCGATGTGAGCTGGAAACTGGGCGGCGGCGGGTGGATCTCCTCCGTCGAGGATCTGGCCCGGCTGGCCGCGGGGCTGATGGATGATTCGATCGTGCCAGCGCCCGTGCGTGAGCGAATGTGGACGCGACAGCGCACACGCGACGGGGCGGAGACCGGCTACGGACTGGGCTTCACCGTCGGCGTACTGGATGGCATGCGGCTCGTCGGCCACAGCGGGTCGCAGGAGAAGACGCGCACCAACATGCTCCTCTGTCCGGAACTGGGGGCCGCAATCGTGCTGATGAGCAACTCGGAACACGCCGAACTTGGCGCGCTCACACGCGACCTGCTGCGGGCCGTGGTGGAGGCGACGAAAGCCGCACGCGACGAATCACAAGACACCGGGACCGGCGACAAGCAGCCGCTCAAGCAGGAGGCGTGA
- a CDS encoding potassium channel protein: MPVTPFDHLALAHPRRNRWRLRVWREWCFLRVLGRHFAVRAIIMLAVLNGGALLFKTLGPERDMPYLKALWSAWLLIFAETPPYDFPDSLVLDLMYFVMPILGLTVIIEGIIDFALVLRDRKRSERSWCVMMASQLRNHIVLVGFGKLGYSTYLLLRRLGESVVVVERDPNNQFFEELRRDGVPLLIGDARRDVLLGDANIAHAKSIIVATNDDLANLEVALDARRINPRIRVVLRMFDQNMANKVGEGFNIHQSMSQSAVSAPAFAMSAVEPSIIHSFIVGDDLVVLQRWDVRPGGPLMGMTIADIMARHGVSIVKLRRGPSEAALFPPPATTIHEGDSLLVQGPYEVLRRLAEYATAMS; encoded by the coding sequence GTGCCCGTCACCCCATTCGATCATCTCGCCCTGGCGCATCCCCGCCGCAATCGGTGGCGGCTGCGGGTGTGGCGTGAGTGGTGCTTCCTGCGCGTGCTGGGGCGGCATTTCGCGGTGCGGGCGATCATCATGCTGGCGGTGCTCAACGGCGGAGCGCTGCTCTTCAAGACGCTCGGCCCCGAGCGGGACATGCCCTACCTCAAGGCCCTGTGGTCGGCGTGGCTGCTGATCTTCGCCGAGACCCCGCCCTATGACTTCCCTGACTCGCTGGTGCTCGACCTGATGTATTTCGTCATGCCGATTCTCGGGCTGACGGTGATCATCGAGGGCATCATCGACTTCGCCCTCGTCCTGCGCGACCGGAAGCGGTCGGAACGGAGCTGGTGCGTGATGATGGCTTCGCAACTGCGCAATCACATCGTGCTCGTGGGGTTCGGCAAGCTCGGCTACAGCACGTACCTGCTGCTGCGACGGCTGGGCGAAAGCGTGGTCGTCGTCGAGCGCGACCCGAACAACCAGTTCTTCGAGGAACTGCGGCGCGACGGCGTGCCGCTGCTGATCGGCGACGCCCGTCGCGACGTGCTGCTGGGGGACGCCAACATCGCCCACGCCAAGAGCATCATCGTGGCCACCAACGATGACCTGGCCAACCTGGAAGTCGCGCTGGACGCGCGTCGGATCAACCCCCGGATCCGCGTGGTGCTGCGCATGTTCGACCAGAACATGGCCAACAAGGTGGGCGAGGGATTCAACATCCACCAGTCGATGTCGCAGTCGGCGGTGTCGGCGCCGGCCTTCGCCATGTCGGCGGTGGAGCCGTCGATCATCCATTCGTTCATCGTGGGGGATGACCTGGTGGTGCTGCAGCGATGGGATGTGAGGCCCGGCGGGCCGCTGATGGGAATGACGATCGCCGACATCATGGCCCGCCACGGGGTGTCAATCGTGAAACTGCGGCGCGGGCCAAGCGAGGCGGCGCTGTTCCCGCCGCCCGCGACGACGATCCACGAAGGGGATTCTCTGCTCGTGCAGGGACCCTACGAGGTGCTGCGGCGGCTGGCGGAGTACGCCACGGCGATGAGTTGA